CACTGCTCACGGCCAGAGAGAAACTCCCCCTGCGTTCTGATGATCGGATAGAGCATGTGCTGGAGCGGTTTCGGGTACCGTTCGGTGCGATGCGAACCGGGAAGGGTGTGTCGCACCTTCAGCGCCACAATCTGGTGTTCTGATTCATTGATGGCCGTCTCGACAGCATTGAGGTGCTGACCAGTGCCCATCACGGTCTGTCTGACCTCGTGCACTGGTGTGGCTTCGACCCCTTCTCCGGCGATCTCCTGGGGTGGTGCGCTGCACAGGGAATTCCTTTGACCCTGATGAAAGAGGAAGATGGCGGGCAGCTCTGGGAAGCTCCCTCTGGAGCCCTGATCGCGCTTCAGGAGGGGAAGCTGTGGAACGTCACCCTCACCGTGCATAGTTCACCCGCAGATCGGTCAGCCGACGCGTGATGTTCTGGTGCGACAATCAGCCATGAGATCCGGAAGACTGTGGGGGGTGGGGGCGGCGCTGGCGCTGGGCGCGTGGGTCCTCTCGACCAGACGCGCCGCCTCGTATGCCCGGCTGCACCCAGAGTTGCGCTCTCCGTTCGTGCGCTTCCGCTCGCCGCCGTTCACGCCGGGTGTCGTGGCGGTCATGGGGGCATTGCAGGCCCGCGCGAAGGCTCCTGCGCTGCCGGACGGCGTGACGGTGGAGGAGCGGCGTATTCCCGGCCCGCCCGGTGCGCCGGACGTGACGGTGTTCGTGTACCGACCCCCGAACCTCCCAGCTGGGGCGGCGGCGATCCTGAACATCCACGGGGGCGGGTATGTGACCGGCTCGGCGGCGGCGTCCCACCCGCAGAGTGCCGCGTACGCACGGGAGTTGGGTGTGGTCGTGGTGGGCGTCGAGTACCGCCTCGCGCCGGGCACGCCGTTCCCCGGACCGCTGGAGGACTGTTACGCCGCCCTGACCTGGATGGTCCGCGAGGCAGAGGCGCTGGGCCTCAACCCGGCCCGCATCGCCCTCGTCGGCGACAGCGCCGGGGGCGGACTGGCCGCCGCGCTGGCGCAACTCGCGCACGACCGGGGAGAGGTCACCCCCGCGTTCCAGCTGCTGTACTACCCCATGCTGGACGACCGCACCACCCTGAATGCCGATCACGCCGGGCGGGGCGAATTCATCTGGCGGCCCGCGTCGAACGTGCTGGGCTGGACGTCGTACCTGGGCCGCCCACCCCACCCGGACCGCGCCCCGGCGTACGCCGCGCCCGCCCGCCGCGCCGACCTCACAGGCCTGCCGCCCGCGTGGATCGGGGTCGGCACCCTCGACCTCTTCCACGAAGAGGACCGGGACTACGCCCGGCGACTCCAGGCCGCCGGGGTGCCCTGCGAATACGTGGAGGTGCCCGGCGCGTACCACGCCTTCGAACGCTTCGCGCCGGACTCCGCGGTCGCGCGTGAATTCACGGCGTCGGCAATCAGCGCCCTGCGGGGAGGATTGAGAATCTCCTGAATGGCAGCGGGCTTAGGTCAATTGCCGTACACGATGAAGACATCAGCCGTCTTGGCCCTGCTGGCCCCTTCCCGCTGAGACCCCATGGAGATGTACTTCCCGTTTTTCGTGGCGTATACGAGGAACTCCGCGCCACTCATGCGTGATTTCGGGATGACGTTGTACTTGCCGTAGGCCGCCTGAGCGTACCCGAACGCGCGGGTCTTGTAGATCAGGTCGTGGAAGGTCGAGCCCCAGTTCCGTGCGCCGTAGATCTCGATCCACTTCACGGAAATGCCCTGTGCGCGCGCGTTCGCCATGATGTCGGCTTTCAGTTGCTGCGCCCCAGTGTCGCAGGCTTGCTGCAGGTACGCGGAGCCAGAACTGGACGGGTACGTGATTTTCACCAGCCCATTGAAGGCGTGGGTGGGTTTGGTGACGCAGGTGGTGGCGGACAGTCCGTTCCCGGTCATTCCAGTGAGGGCGAGGGCCGCAGTCCAAGCGGTGAGAGAACGTGCATTCATGGTGACCTCCTTCGGGACATGCAGCGTAGGAACGCCATATGTCAACCCTCTGAGAGGTGGCAAAGCGGGCCCTCACGACCATGAGGACCTCTCATCTGACTGGGCGTCTTTCTGCCTGCTGGGCGCCCATCCGGCCTGCCCGGGCTGAGCCCATACGTGAGAAGGTCATGGAATCTGAACCTTCCAGCCGCTCCACTACTCCTGCCATCACCGCCCTACCAGTTAGTCAGGCGACGTCAACTGATGCAGGAGCCGAGTCCATAGGGTCAGCGCTGACACCTGACTTAGCCCCGTGAACTGCGCGTCCCCCACCTCGATGACGGTCCACGCGCCGGAGTCCAGCTGCCCCACATCCACACTCAGGTACGGCACGTCAAGGCGCAGACTGGCCTGCACGGCGCACCGGAGCATCTGCGTTTCCTCTGCCGGGTCCAGTTGGCGCTCCGGCGCCTGTTCCTCCCAGTAGAAGCCGTACGCCAGGACGTGATGCCTGAAGAGAAAGACACGGAATTCACGTCCCAGTGGAAACTGATCGTATGTGGTCGTGATGCGGCGCAGCGCCACCACTTCCCGCAGCACGACGTGACCACGTGAACGGCCCGGTCGGGCCAGCAGGTCACGGGCCAGACGCTGCACCTGCGCGTCATCCTGGGCCACGCAGGCGTCCCATCCCTCCTCCTTACTGGACTTGACGCCTCCCTTGAGAAACACCGGAAAGCCCAGCGTGCAGGCTGCCGCCTCCAGTTAGGCCGGGTCGGTCACCACCACGCTCCGGGGCGTCAGATCAGCCAGGAGCGGGTAGAAACGCGGGAATTCCATGGCTGTCCGGTTCTGCTCCGGGCTGTTCACCAGGAAGATGTTGTGGCGCCGCGCGGCGTCGTACACAGCCCGGTACCGTTCCGGCGTGGGAATGTACCCCACCCACACTCCCTGAACGGGTTCGGCGAACACTGGGACGTACGCGAATGCGCCTTCCAGCTGCGGGTCATCGTCCAGGGCGTCGGGCAGAGGAACGATGCGGCACCCCAGCAGACGGGCAGTGTCGGTCATCAACGTCAGTTCTCGCCCGTTGGTGGTGGTCTCATCCCGGAATTCAGCCTCGCTGAAGACGACGATCTGCATGACGTCCATTGAAGCAGAGGTGGACGGACGCCGTGGCCGCGTGTGACGGTGCTGGAGCGGTCCCCGTCTCGATTCCGGGTGAATGAACTCCGGGGGGTGCGGTACAGGGCGGTGGTCAGACGGGGATGTTCACCCTGGGTCGGATCGGGACTTCCTCGCGGTGGCGTTCGATCACGAGGCCCACGTCGCTCAGCGTGACGGTGTCCAGCATGGGCTGGTAGTACTGAATGCGGCGGGCGACGGCGGGCAGGTGGTACGTCCAGTACAGGCCCATCAGCGGGTTGATCCACAGTTCGCTGCCGTGGGTGCGACTGGTGGCGTGGTGGTTGCCGTACTGCC
The Deinococcus sedimenti DNA segment above includes these coding regions:
- a CDS encoding alpha/beta hydrolase translates to MRSGRLWGVGAALALGAWVLSTRRAASYARLHPELRSPFVRFRSPPFTPGVVAVMGALQARAKAPALPDGVTVEERRIPGPPGAPDVTVFVYRPPNLPAGAAAILNIHGGGYVTGSAAASHPQSAAYARELGVVVVGVEYRLAPGTPFPGPLEDCYAALTWMVREAEALGLNPARIALVGDSAGGGLAAALAQLAHDRGEVTPAFQLLYYPMLDDRTTLNADHAGRGEFIWRPASNVLGWTSYLGRPPHPDRAPAYAAPARRADLTGLPPAWIGVGTLDLFHEEDRDYARRLQAAGVPCEYVEVPGAYHAFERFAPDSAVAREFTASAISALRGGLRIS
- a CDS encoding ATP-grasp domain-containing protein: MFLKGGVKSSKEEGWDACVAQDDAQVQRLARDLLARPGRSRGHVVLREVVALRRITTTYDQFPLGREFRVFLFRHHVLAYGFYWEEQAPERQLDPAEETQMLRCAVQASLRLDVPYLSVDVGQLDSGAWTVIEVGDAQFTGLSQVSALTLWTRLLHQLTSPD